One genomic window of Paenibacillus xylanilyticus includes the following:
- the queG gene encoding tRNA epoxyqueuosine(34) reductase QueG, translating into MTSVQTGAAQAGSVWEQLKQEIKAAAPGLGIDDVGFASAEPFVSLKSLLEQHRDNGYASGFEEPDIEKRVRPALKEGEPASLIAIAVAYPSKMVNPPKSEPGAYRGILARSAWGRDYHHVLREAMDKLVQFIRERVPEAMIESMVDTGALVDRAVSQRAGIGFSAKNCSIISPKFGSWIYLGELVTNIPFQPDTPVTEDCGECTKCIDACPTGALVGPGQLNAQRCISFITQTKGFVDEEFMLKIGNRLYGCDTCQIVCPKNRGKNWDHHPDLQPDPEIVKPLLLPLLDIGNREFKERFGQSSAAWRGKKPIQRNAVIALGNFKDKSAVPKLTEVLKRDPRPELRGTAAWALSRIGGEDAMRAIGEAAANEQDGNVLSMLQKAKERLSSSGSLPEKPQVGLMSDKQQEEPKNESTDTNSNTSGQPVKQEAAAWKPSAVTGLHGTPVFYDEVLTPIGTLTLCATEKGLCHIDFGAFHVREAHLQQWARTWIGEYRYEKNEEKLSEAAKQLQQYFAGERKSFELEMDLLGTPFQLQVWQVLSDISYGEASTHQQVAETIGRPKAVRAVLDAISKNPIPIIIPCHRISGKDGTLVGYVGGLQTKEQLLALEQQS; encoded by the coding sequence ATGACGAGCGTACAGACCGGGGCAGCTCAGGCTGGTTCCGTGTGGGAACAGTTAAAACAGGAGATCAAGGCAGCTGCCCCCGGGCTGGGCATTGATGATGTCGGTTTTGCTTCGGCAGAACCCTTTGTTTCTTTAAAATCACTGCTGGAGCAGCATCGCGACAACGGTTATGCATCCGGTTTCGAAGAACCGGATATCGAGAAGAGGGTGCGTCCTGCCTTGAAGGAAGGCGAGCCTGCTTCGCTTATTGCCATCGCTGTGGCATATCCATCGAAGATGGTTAATCCGCCGAAGTCAGAACCTGGGGCATATCGCGGCATTTTGGCCCGTTCGGCCTGGGGCAGGGATTATCATCATGTACTGCGCGAAGCAATGGACAAGCTGGTTCAGTTTATACGGGAACGGGTGCCAGAGGCCATGATCGAGAGCATGGTGGACACAGGGGCCCTTGTTGACCGGGCAGTATCCCAGCGAGCAGGCATCGGTTTCAGCGCCAAAAACTGTTCCATCATTTCACCCAAGTTTGGATCGTGGATCTATCTTGGTGAACTGGTGACCAACATTCCCTTCCAGCCGGATACGCCGGTAACGGAAGATTGCGGGGAATGTACCAAATGTATCGATGCCTGTCCGACAGGAGCACTGGTGGGTCCGGGACAATTGAATGCACAGCGGTGTATTTCTTTTATAACGCAGACCAAAGGGTTCGTGGACGAAGAGTTCATGTTGAAAATAGGCAACCGTCTGTACGGTTGTGATACTTGTCAGATCGTCTGTCCGAAGAATCGGGGCAAAAACTGGGATCACCATCCCGATCTGCAGCCCGATCCGGAGATTGTGAAGCCGCTGCTGTTACCGCTGCTGGATATCGGCAACCGGGAGTTCAAGGAACGCTTCGGGCAGAGCTCTGCCGCCTGGCGGGGCAAGAAGCCGATTCAGCGCAACGCAGTCATAGCACTCGGCAATTTCAAAGACAAAAGCGCTGTACCGAAGCTGACGGAGGTACTGAAGCGTGATCCACGTCCGGAGCTGCGGGGAACCGCAGCCTGGGCGTTAAGCAGAATTGGAGGAGAAGACGCAATGAGAGCAATTGGGGAAGCTGCCGCTAACGAACAAGATGGAAACGTGCTAAGCATGCTGCAGAAGGCCAAGGAGCGACTCAGTTCGTCCGGGTCCTTACCCGAGAAGCCGCAGGTTGGGCTAATGAGTGACAAGCAGCAAGAAGAACCGAAGAATGAATCAACCGATACAAATTCGAATACATCCGGCCAACCGGTGAAGCAGGAAGCGGCTGCGTGGAAACCTTCGGCCGTAACAGGGCTTCATGGTACGCCGGTATTTTATGATGAAGTGCTGACACCTATTGGTACACTTACGCTGTGCGCTACGGAAAAGGGACTCTGTCATATTGATTTTGGAGCATTTCATGTACGCGAGGCTCACCTGCAGCAATGGGCCCGAACCTGGATTGGCGAGTACCGATACGAGAAAAACGAAGAGAAGCTGAGTGAAGCTGCGAAGCAGCTGCAGCAGTACTTTGCCGGGGAGCGAAAATCCTTCGAGTTGGAAATGGATCTGCTCGGAACACCGTTCCAGCTTCAAGTATGGCAAGTCCTGTCCGATATATCTTATGGAGAGGCCTCAACACACCAGCAGGTTGCAGAAACGATCGGAAGACCCAAAGCTGTTCGCGCAGTTCTGGATGCCATTAGCAAAAATCCGATTCCGATCATTATTCCCTGTCACCGCATCAGCGGCAAAGACGGAACCCTGGTAGGTTATGTAGGCGGTCTGCAAACCAAGGAGCAATTGCTCGCATTGGAGCAGCAATCGTAA
- a CDS encoding Fe-Mn family superoxide dismutase, with the protein MNWSGYGPLLPLRILEEIRFWKEQEKEHTLVIRALVPDLEPTYVKLLEEWAVTFENTEKAANQLLKQLLPGTHPPAPYIIGSVEQLIASARSQSREFIRQLYVLLEQSAAVQAVPLAKAVILHFIRESEYFLGVLDTLIQPGIMRDSVSDAPFSLDKYVQLSGSSEREAAEEPSSIAGKTNAPSAPSAPAPSSSSSQVQSSEVSGLSPSSGTTESITLPSTPPVKERPVPIGGHTLPPLPYAYNALEPHIDEMTMRIHHDKHHQSYVDGLNTAEKKLAESRKKNNFELVKHWERELAFNGAGHYLHTIFWTIMNPRGGGKPSGLLAEQIKRDFGSYEAFKNQFTEAANKVEGSGWALLVWSPRAHRLEILQAEKHQNLSQSDIVPLLPLDVWEHAYYLKHQNERKKYIEDWWNVVYWPAVAERYETARKLLWPPY; encoded by the coding sequence ATGAATTGGTCTGGCTATGGACCCTTGCTGCCTCTGCGCATCCTGGAAGAGATCAGATTCTGGAAGGAGCAGGAGAAAGAGCATACGCTTGTTATTCGGGCACTGGTTCCCGATCTGGAGCCCACTTATGTAAAGCTGCTTGAAGAATGGGCAGTGACATTTGAAAATACCGAGAAGGCAGCCAACCAGCTGTTGAAACAGTTGTTACCCGGAACCCATCCGCCTGCCCCTTACATCATCGGAAGCGTAGAGCAGCTTATCGCCTCTGCACGTTCACAATCGCGGGAGTTCATCAGGCAGCTGTACGTCCTGCTCGAGCAAAGTGCTGCTGTGCAAGCTGTCCCGCTCGCCAAGGCAGTCATTCTGCACTTTATTCGCGAATCGGAATATTTCCTCGGCGTACTCGATACCTTGATTCAACCTGGAATCATGCGGGATTCGGTAAGTGATGCACCCTTTTCTTTGGATAAGTATGTTCAATTGTCAGGAAGCAGCGAACGTGAAGCAGCGGAGGAGCCGTCATCCATCGCTGGAAAAACTAACGCACCGTCAGCTCCATCAGCTCCCGCACCTTCATCATCTTCTTCACAGGTGCAGTCTTCAGAGGTCTCCGGTCTATCGCCTTCTTCCGGTACGACAGAGAGCATCACCTTACCTTCTACACCTCCTGTGAAGGAGAGACCTGTTCCGATTGGTGGACACACACTGCCTCCTCTGCCCTATGCCTACAACGCTCTTGAACCACATATTGATGAGATGACGATGCGCATTCATCACGATAAGCACCATCAATCCTATGTGGATGGACTCAATACAGCCGAGAAAAAACTGGCCGAGTCACGTAAAAAAAATAATTTCGAACTCGTCAAACATTGGGAACGGGAACTTGCCTTCAATGGTGCAGGCCATTACCTGCATACGATCTTCTGGACGATCATGAATCCCAGAGGCGGCGGCAAACCTTCCGGATTGCTTGCTGAACAGATCAAACGGGATTTTGGCAGTTATGAGGCATTCAAAAATCAATTCACTGAAGCGGCCAACAAAGTGGAAGGCAGCGGCTGGGCTCTCCTTGTCTGGAGTCCACGGGCGCACCGTTTGGAGATTTTACAGGCGGAGAAGCACCAGAACCTGTCCCAGTCCGACATCGTACCCCTCCTGCCGCTGGATGTATGGGAGCATGCCTACTATCTGAAGCATCAGAATGAGCGCAAGAAATATATTGAGGACTGGTGGAATGTCGTCTATTGGCCTGCGGTGGCTGAACGTTACGAAACTGCACGCAAGCTGTTATGGCCACCCTACTAG
- the folE gene encoding GTP cyclohydrolase I FolE, which yields MAGVKDYLNSKVSDNREKIEYHVEQILKLIGEDSTREGLLETPARVTRMYEEIFGGYEVDPRDVLGVTFDENHEELVIVKDIVYYSQCEHHMAPFFGKVHIGYVPSGKIVGLSKMARLVEAVTRRLQVQERITSQIADILNEAVEPHGVMVVVEGEHLCMCSRGVKKPGSKTVTSAVRGSFRDNTAQRAEFLSLVKD from the coding sequence GTGGCTGGCGTGAAAGATTATTTGAATTCAAAAGTATCTGACAATCGGGAGAAGATCGAGTACCATGTGGAACAGATCCTCAAACTGATCGGAGAAGATAGTACGCGAGAAGGGCTGCTTGAGACGCCTGCACGCGTAACCCGGATGTATGAGGAGATTTTTGGCGGGTATGAAGTGGACCCGCGCGATGTACTCGGCGTGACGTTTGACGAGAATCATGAAGAGCTTGTCATTGTGAAGGACATCGTTTATTACAGCCAGTGTGAACATCATATGGCACCCTTCTTCGGCAAAGTGCATATTGGGTATGTACCCAGCGGCAAAATTGTCGGTTTGAGCAAAATGGCCCGGTTGGTGGAGGCGGTTACCCGTCGTCTTCAGGTTCAGGAACGTATCACTTCACAGATTGCCGACATCCTGAACGAGGCTGTTGAACCGCATGGTGTCATGGTCGTTGTGGAAGGTGAGCACTTGTGCATGTGCTCCCGCGGCGTGAAGAAGCCTGGCAGCAAGACGGTAACATCCGCTGTCCGTGGTTCCTTCCGGGACAATACGGCGCAGCGTGCCGAGTTTCTGTCTCTGGTTAAGGACTAA
- a CDS encoding alpha/beta hydrolase: protein MFPTSQSEAPLQTKVSDLPSSLSPRLIRFKHIIVALLLSVVFFLLFCFIALHGYIAWVLSNPTVAPVFSNPMQAKNMKYEDITFPAADGSRTMQGWYIPADTDVNKTIIFSHGYGANREETWVPMYDLAHYAHQLGFNVVMFDYGFASQVNKAVATGGKAESQQLLGAIQFAKQRGAQELVVWGFSMGAGTALQTGLLTENVDAMILDSTFLLEPDTLYHNIHNQIDLPRQPTLQIMNLLFPVLNGTGLQQIPYQEVKKKDYPFPIFFIHGTEDEKAPYPIAELLAANQTNTYSEEWIVQDAHHELIFREHPKEYLRRVSTFLSHVTKTSSDDVENTNTGE, encoded by the coding sequence ATGTTTCCGACATCCCAGAGCGAAGCCCCGCTGCAAACGAAAGTGTCCGATCTGCCTTCTTCGTTATCACCGAGGCTGATCCGGTTCAAACATATTATCGTAGCGTTGCTGCTCTCCGTTGTATTTTTTCTGCTCTTTTGTTTCATTGCCCTACACGGTTATATTGCCTGGGTATTATCCAACCCGACCGTAGCTCCCGTGTTCTCCAATCCAATGCAGGCCAAGAACATGAAGTATGAGGATATCACGTTCCCGGCAGCAGATGGCAGCCGTACGATGCAGGGCTGGTATATCCCCGCAGACACGGATGTCAACAAAACCATTATCTTCAGTCATGGATATGGGGCCAATCGTGAGGAAACCTGGGTTCCCATGTATGACCTGGCACACTATGCCCACCAGCTCGGGTTCAATGTCGTGATGTTTGACTATGGTTTCGCCTCACAGGTGAACAAGGCAGTCGCTACAGGAGGCAAAGCCGAGTCCCAGCAATTGCTTGGTGCCATTCAGTTCGCCAAGCAGCGCGGTGCTCAGGAGCTTGTTGTCTGGGGATTCTCGATGGGCGCAGGCACAGCATTACAGACGGGTCTGCTAACCGAGAACGTGGATGCCATGATTCTCGACAGCACCTTCCTGCTAGAGCCGGATACGCTGTATCACAACATTCATAACCAGATTGATCTGCCGCGACAACCAACTCTGCAGATCATGAATCTGTTATTCCCGGTTCTGAATGGCACCGGATTACAGCAGATTCCGTATCAGGAAGTCAAAAAGAAAGACTATCCGTTCCCGATCTTCTTCATTCACGGGACGGAGGATGAGAAGGCACCCTATCCAATCGCCGAGCTTCTCGCCGCCAACCAGACGAACACCTACTCAGAGGAATGGATCGTACAGGACGCACATCATGAGCTGATCTTCCGGGAACATCCGAAGGAGTATCTCCGCCGTGTCTCTACGTTCCTGAGTCATGTGACGAAGACAAGCAGCGACGATGTGGAAAATACCAATACCGGTGAATAG
- a CDS encoding lipoate--protein ligase family protein: MSVPLNSDTTGQPGAEQPVLSSSSSRLHRIQIWETPLLRYGSSVLEAFAWEEVMCRRVGEGHLPVAHIWRHPDAFVAGLRDRRLPKAVEAMEGIRTQGTAVCVRPSGGAAVPLHPGVVNISLILPNPARAINIHDDFREMAALIAESLTPWSNQAQTGEIEGAFCPGDYDVSVGGLKFCGIAQRRQAKAYIITAFIIVEGHGDKLAAEVRRFYQHAADGLQEGYPDVRPGTMASLQELAGVPSAAAYTASLVRTLRNRYPLAETDRVLSVNREAVMQTAEQMKLRYD; this comes from the coding sequence ATGAGTGTACCTTTGAATTCAGACACAACCGGACAGCCTGGGGCAGAGCAACCGGTTCTGTCCAGCTCGTCATCCAGGCTGCACCGTATACAGATCTGGGAAACACCACTGCTTCGGTATGGAAGCAGTGTGCTCGAGGCATTTGCATGGGAAGAGGTGATGTGCCGCCGTGTAGGCGAAGGGCATCTGCCCGTCGCCCATATTTGGCGTCATCCTGACGCATTTGTTGCAGGTCTGCGGGATCGCCGCCTCCCCAAGGCTGTAGAGGCAATGGAAGGCATAAGAACGCAGGGAACCGCTGTCTGTGTTCGTCCCTCGGGAGGTGCGGCTGTGCCTCTTCATCCGGGCGTGGTTAACATTTCACTGATTTTGCCTAACCCGGCCCGTGCTATTAATATTCACGATGACTTCCGCGAGATGGCTGCTCTTATTGCCGAGTCTTTAACGCCATGGTCGAATCAGGCGCAAACCGGAGAGATCGAGGGTGCCTTCTGCCCCGGTGATTATGATGTTAGTGTCGGTGGACTGAAATTTTGCGGTATTGCCCAGCGCAGACAGGCGAAGGCTTATATTATTACGGCTTTTATTATCGTGGAAGGACATGGAGACAAGCTGGCGGCAGAGGTGCGCAGGTTCTACCAGCATGCAGCAGACGGCCTGCAGGAAGGGTATCCCGATGTTCGTCCCGGCACAATGGCGAGTCTTCAAGAGCTGGCAGGAGTGCCTTCTGCAGCAGCTTACACCGCTTCCCTGGTCCGTACGCTTCGTAATCGATACCCTTTGGCTGAAACTGACCGCGTATTGTCCGTTAATCGGGAGGCAGTCATGCAGACGGCAGAGCAGATGAAACTGCGCTACGATTAG
- a CDS encoding zinc ribbon domain-containing protein translates to MNVTICQSCGMPLTTPTQFGTEADGSATREYCIYCYKEGMFQQPNITLEGMTEMCTVILKEEGMDEESARAMLRNQLPFLKRWSPSNPEGNDNTHSVQPVRYVTLPGKRLAGKSARTTNAIEMSGNGCIQGLWDRYFTSGQLPAPEAARYGCYADYTNGIHGEYTILVGHEVAADETLPAGMNSVELPPATYAVFTSRKGPMAEVVGEAWGAVWGWNHQNERTFTGDFELYDERSMDPANVQVDIYIAVKQARPTTE, encoded by the coding sequence ATGAACGTCACGATATGCCAGAGCTGCGGAATGCCGCTGACCACCCCTACCCAATTCGGAACGGAAGCAGATGGAAGTGCAACCCGTGAATACTGCATCTATTGCTACAAAGAAGGCATGTTCCAACAGCCCAACATTACACTGGAAGGCATGACTGAGATGTGCACCGTGATCCTCAAGGAAGAAGGTATGGATGAGGAATCAGCGCGGGCAATGCTGCGCAATCAGCTTCCCTTTTTGAAACGATGGAGCCCCTCCAATCCTGAGGGCAACGACAATACGCACTCCGTTCAACCTGTTCGTTATGTTACGCTTCCCGGCAAACGCCTGGCTGGCAAATCGGCCAGAACGACCAACGCAATCGAGATGAGCGGCAATGGTTGTATTCAGGGATTGTGGGATCGTTATTTCACATCAGGGCAGCTCCCCGCTCCAGAGGCAGCGCGATATGGCTGTTACGCGGATTACACAAATGGTATACACGGGGAATACACCATACTCGTAGGTCATGAAGTCGCTGCGGATGAAACATTACCAGCTGGTATGAACTCGGTTGAATTGCCACCAGCAACATACGCCGTATTCACCTCCCGCAAGGGTCCAATGGCAGAAGTTGTAGGTGAAGCATGGGGCGCTGTATGGGGTTGGAACCATCAGAATGAGCGAACGTTTACCGGTGATTTCGAGTTATATGATGAACGGAGTATGGATCCTGCAAATGTCCAGGTCGATATCTATATTGCGGTTAAACAAGCTAGGCCAACTACAGAATAA
- the thiC gene encoding phosphomethylpyrimidine synthase ThiC, producing MSTNNRTTAQEHAEQGLEKGTVAAGRVQPFPGSRKVYIQGSRPDIAVPEREIALHDTNTPQGVEHNEPLRVYDTSGPMTDPGFHADIRSGLPALRARWITERNDVEAYQGRTVKPEDNGLKPGGKRTGAEEYPGLRGKPLRAQSGRCVTQMHYARQGIITPEMEFAAIREGVEPEFVRQELASGRAILPSNINHPESEPMLIGRHFHVKINANIGNSAVSSSIEEEVEKMTWAVRWGSDTVMDLSTGKDIHTTREWIIRNSPVPIGTVPLYQALEKVNGEAEALTWELYRDTLVEQAEQGVDYFTIHAGVLLRYIPMTAKRMTGIVSRGGSIMAAWCLAHHQENFLYTHFEEICEIMKRYDVAFSLGDGLRPGSIYDANDEAQMAELATLGELTQIAWKHDVQVMIEGPGHVPMHKIKENVDLQMEICKEAPFYTLGPLTTDIAPGYDHITSAIGAAMIGWFGTSMLCYVTPKEHLGLPNKDDVREGVIAYKIAAHAADLAKGHPRAQRRDDALSKARFEFRWRDQFNLSLDPERALSYHDETLPAEGAKEAHFCSMCGPKFCSMRITQDIRAFAAVKGLSENEAVAAGMQEKAEEYRSRS from the coding sequence ATGAGCACAAACAACAGAACAACAGCACAGGAACATGCAGAGCAGGGGTTGGAAAAAGGAACAGTGGCGGCTGGGCGGGTCCAACCGTTTCCCGGCAGCCGCAAAGTTTACATTCAGGGCTCACGACCGGACATTGCCGTACCCGAGCGTGAAATTGCCCTTCATGACACGAATACCCCCCAAGGGGTGGAGCATAACGAGCCGCTGCGCGTGTACGATACGAGCGGCCCTATGACGGATCCCGGATTTCACGCCGATATCCGGTCAGGTCTGCCAGCTTTGCGTGCACGATGGATTACGGAACGAAACGATGTAGAGGCGTACCAGGGACGTACCGTCAAACCGGAGGATAACGGGCTGAAGCCTGGAGGGAAGAGAACCGGAGCGGAAGAATATCCAGGCCTCCGCGGCAAACCGCTGCGTGCACAATCCGGACGCTGTGTCACCCAGATGCATTATGCGAGGCAGGGCATTATTACGCCTGAGATGGAGTTTGCAGCTATCCGTGAGGGCGTAGAGCCGGAGTTCGTCCGGCAGGAGCTGGCGAGCGGCAGGGCTATTCTGCCATCGAATATTAATCATCCCGAGAGCGAACCGATGCTGATCGGACGTCATTTCCACGTGAAGATCAACGCCAATATCGGCAACTCTGCCGTATCCTCTTCGATTGAAGAAGAAGTGGAGAAAATGACTTGGGCGGTACGCTGGGGTTCGGATACGGTAATGGATCTCTCCACAGGCAAGGATATTCATACGACGAGGGAATGGATTATCCGCAATTCTCCGGTGCCGATCGGGACGGTGCCGCTGTATCAGGCGCTGGAGAAGGTGAATGGCGAAGCCGAGGCACTCACCTGGGAGTTATACCGGGATACGCTCGTTGAGCAGGCCGAGCAGGGTGTGGATTACTTTACAATCCATGCAGGCGTGCTGCTGCGTTACATACCGATGACGGCCAAACGGATGACCGGCATTGTATCCAGAGGTGGTTCCATTATGGCGGCATGGTGCCTTGCACACCATCAGGAAAACTTTTTGTACACGCATTTTGAGGAAATCTGTGAAATCATGAAAAGGTATGATGTAGCCTTCTCTCTCGGAGATGGACTCCGCCCGGGCAGCATCTATGATGCCAATGATGAAGCCCAGATGGCTGAACTTGCTACGCTTGGTGAACTGACACAGATTGCGTGGAAGCATGATGTGCAGGTGATGATTGAGGGGCCAGGACATGTGCCGATGCACAAGATTAAGGAGAATGTCGACCTTCAGATGGAGATCTGCAAGGAAGCACCGTTTTATACACTTGGTCCGCTGACAACCGATATTGCACCAGGCTATGACCATATTACCTCAGCCATTGGAGCGGCGATGATCGGCTGGTTCGGAACGTCGATGCTCTGCTATGTGACACCAAAGGAACATCTGGGCCTGCCGAACAAAGATGATGTCCGGGAAGGCGTTATTGCTTACAAGATTGCGGCACATGCCGCTGATCTGGCCAAAGGCCATCCGCGTGCACAGCGCCGGGATGACGCGCTGTCGAAGGCCCGCTTCGAATTCCGCTGGCGGGACCAGTTCAACCTGTCATTGGACCCGGAACGTGCCCTGTCCTATCACGATGAGACACTCCCGGCTGAAGGGGCCAAGGAGGCCCATTTCTGCTCCATGTGTGGGCCTAAATTTTGCAGCATGCGCATTACGCAGGATATTCGTGCCTTTGCCGCAGTCAAGGGCTTGTCCGAGAATGAGGCTGTAGCAGCCGGGATGCAGGAGAAGGCTGAGGAATACCGTTCGCGATCCTAA
- a CDS encoding IclR family transcriptional regulator, which translates to MEDRKLTVRAVERALDILLCFTTRSDLGLTEIASQIGLHKSTVHRLMATLEEKGFVIRDAATEKYRLGIRIWELSAHMSRSDDPAILLLPAMERLRDRLGETVSLYLRDGSERIRIQAVQSDQAIRRVAPVGVRLPLSVGASSKVLMAFATEEDREELMNGPEWPVFIDPEVYLAQMGDIRENGYATSYEEREPGAAAVSVPIMDRKGNIAAALSVSGPVSRLSQETLHEYAPVLKEAAAQMGLMLA; encoded by the coding sequence ATGGAAGACCGCAAATTAACCGTCCGGGCTGTGGAACGGGCGCTGGATATATTATTATGTTTTACCACACGGAGCGATCTTGGACTCACGGAAATTGCGAGTCAGATTGGTTTGCACAAAAGTACGGTTCACCGTCTGATGGCAACGCTGGAGGAGAAGGGCTTTGTCATTCGTGATGCGGCCACTGAGAAATACAGGCTCGGGATTCGAATCTGGGAGCTGTCTGCTCATATGTCCCGCAGTGATGACCCTGCCATTTTGCTGCTTCCTGCGATGGAGCGGCTCAGAGATCGTTTGGGAGAAACAGTCAGTCTGTACCTGCGGGATGGCAGTGAGCGTATCCGTATTCAGGCTGTTCAGAGTGATCAGGCCATCCGGCGGGTGGCTCCGGTTGGTGTCCGTCTTCCTCTATCGGTAGGGGCTTCCAGCAAAGTACTCATGGCATTTGCGACGGAAGAAGACCGGGAGGAACTGATGAATGGCCCCGAATGGCCCGTATTTATCGATCCCGAAGTTTATCTGGCCCAGATGGGCGATATTCGGGAGAATGGATATGCGACCAGCTACGAAGAACGTGAGCCTGGAGCGGCTGCAGTATCCGTTCCTATTATGGATCGTAAGGGGAATATTGCTGCTGCGCTATCCGTATCGGGTCCCGTTAGCCGCCTGTCCCAGGAAACTTTGCACGAATATGCACCTGTACTTAAGGAAGCAGCTGCGCAGATGGGCCTCATGTTGGCCTGA
- a CDS encoding YneF family protein — protein sequence MEIVIPIITLIVGLVGGFFIGVYYLRKQLEKMQSDPDMLQKMAKQMGYNLNGKQMQRAQQMMKNQQPGAKMPQPGQHPARKNSGRRK from the coding sequence ATGGAAATAGTAATACCGATTATCACATTGATTGTAGGTCTGGTCGGGGGATTTTTCATCGGGGTGTACTACTTGCGTAAACAACTCGAGAAAATGCAAAGCGATCCCGACATGCTTCAAAAAATGGCGAAGCAAATGGGTTATAACCTGAATGGCAAGCAAATGCAGCGCGCCCAGCAGATGATGAAGAACCAGCAGCCTGGCGCGAAGATGCCTCAGCCGGGGCAGCATCCTGCGCGTAAAAACTCGGGCCGCCGAAAATAA
- a CDS encoding HD-GYP domain-containing protein, producing MKYVNVESVEAGECLGKTVYSGNGTVLLSAGVQLTVFMINTLKRIGVTMLYIQDEVYKDVETEDILDEATKRAIINEMSVTLEAVRSGKDWSPKKVALSIDKLLNDVLNGRELLVQLTDIRTKDNAQYVHAMNVCLLSSVMGLNLGLNYNQLKDLAVGALLHDIGKVGEPPGSASAANASLHHTWRGFEVIKSKREFNLLVAHTALQHHEHVDGTGLPRGIMGKDIHLFAKIVAAANIYDNLINGSSGHSLLPHEACEEMMAMSGTKLDRDILIEFNRSVSVYPNGTAVRLSTRETGVIVRQHRGLPGRPVIRVARGSTRYDLDVVEVDLARETTVFIEAVMT from the coding sequence ATGAAGTATGTAAACGTGGAAAGTGTGGAGGCGGGCGAGTGTCTGGGCAAAACCGTATATTCTGGCAACGGAACAGTCCTGTTGTCTGCGGGAGTCCAGCTCACCGTATTTATGATTAATACGCTGAAGCGTATTGGCGTAACCATGCTGTACATCCAGGATGAAGTGTATAAAGACGTGGAGACAGAAGACATTCTGGATGAAGCCACGAAGCGGGCTATTATTAATGAAATGAGCGTGACGCTGGAGGCGGTCCGCTCCGGGAAAGACTGGAGCCCCAAAAAAGTTGCCCTTAGCATAGACAAGCTGCTGAACGACGTATTAAACGGGCGGGAACTGCTTGTGCAGTTAACAGATATCCGAACCAAGGACAACGCGCAGTACGTACATGCCATGAATGTATGTTTGCTTTCATCTGTGATGGGACTCAATTTGGGTTTGAACTACAATCAGCTGAAGGATCTGGCGGTGGGTGCGCTGCTTCATGATATCGGCAAGGTTGGAGAGCCTCCTGGCAGCGCTTCTGCGGCGAATGCTTCCCTTCACCATACCTGGCGGGGGTTTGAAGTCATCAAGTCCAAGCGGGAGTTCAATCTGCTCGTGGCCCATACGGCTCTTCAGCACCATGAGCATGTGGATGGTACCGGGCTGCCGAGAGGCATTATGGGCAAGGACATTCATCTGTTTGCCAAAATTGTCGCTGCCGCCAATATCTATGATAATCTGATCAACGGCTCGTCTGGTCATAGCCTGCTGCCGCATGAGGCCTGTGAAGAGATGATGGCCATGTCGGGTACGAAGCTGGATCGGGACATTTTGATTGAATTTAACCGGAGTGTATCCGTATATCCGAATGGAACAGCTGTCAGGCTGTCCACCAGAGAAACGGGAGTCATTGTCCGGCAGCATCGGGGGCTGCCAGGCAGACCGGTCATTCGGGTTGCTCGTGGAAGCACGCGTTATGATCTGGATGTGGTCGAGGTGGATCTGGCCAGGGAAACGACCGTTTTCATTGAGGCGGTTATGACCTAG